From Cucumis melo cultivar AY chromosome 1, USDA_Cmelo_AY_1.0, whole genome shotgun sequence, a single genomic window includes:
- the LOC103495404 gene encoding 2-carboxy-1,4-naphthoquinone phytyltransferase, chloroplastic yields MPMASIVCIPTQLGALKNKLNDHLSFTTITPSFHLGRLNSSSLSTDAHKFACGSRRTQLGLCRNVRFRGLLSECKAMEVDSMPQENGEEDVGMGTLIWRAIKLPIYSVALVPLMVGSAAAYFQSGNFSSRLFAVILASSVLIISWLNLSNDAYDFSTGADKNKKESVVKLVGSPTGTLVAAYTFLALGFMGLTWASLEAGNLRSILFLAFSIVCGYIYQCPPFRLSYQGLGEPLCFAAFGPFATTAFYLLQSNARAMRYLPISNTILSASILVGTTTTLILFCSHFHQVEGDRAVGKMSPLVRLGTERGSKVVKVAVIMLYVLLFALGLSKNLPFTCILFCGLTVPVGKLVVSFVEENHKDKQKIFMAKYFCVRLHAIFGLALAAGFVVARLISTINTSRIISL; encoded by the exons ATGCCAATGGCCTCCATAGTCTGCATACCCACCCAACTCGGCGCCCTAAAGAACAAACTCAACGACCACCTCTCCTTCACCACCATTACTCCAAG CTTTCATCTGGGTCGTTTAAATTCATCGAGTTTGTCGACTGATGCTCATAAATTTGCCTGCGGGAGTCGTAGAACGCAATTGGGGTTGTGCAGAAATGTCCGTTTTAGAGGTTTGTTATCGGAATGTAAAGCGATGGAGGTTGATTCGATGCCCCAAGAGAATGGGGAAGAGGATGTTGGTATGGGGACTCTGATTTGGAGGGCAATTAAGTTACCAATTTATTCAGTTGCCTTGGTTCCTTTAATG GTAGGCAGTGCAGCTGCTTATTTTCAGTCTGGCAACTTCTCTTCTCGGCTTTTTGCTGTAATCCTGGCTTCCTCAGTTCTTATCATCAGTTGGCTTAATTTAAG TAACGACGCTTATGACTTCAGTACAGGAGCTGATAAGAACAAAAAGGAGTCGGTTGTAAAACTTGTTGGCAG CCCTACAGGAACACTTGTTGCTGCCTACACTTTTCTTGCTCTTGGCTTCATGGGATTGACATGGGCTTCTTTGGAGGCTGGGAACCTGCGTTCAATATTATTTTTAGCCTTTTCAATTGTTTGTGGCTACATATATCAG TGTCCACCATTCCGGTTAAGTTACCAAGGATTAGGAGAGCCCTTGTGCTTTGCTGCTTTTGGTCCATTTGCTACAACAGCGTTTTACTTATTACAGAGTAACGCAAG GGCGATGAGATATCTTCCCATATCCAATACAATTCTTTCTGCTTCTATCCTTGTGGGGACGACAACGACTTTAATTCTCTTCTGCAGCCATTTCCATCAG GTTGAGGGAGATAGAGCTGTAGGAAAAATGTCTCCTTTG GTGAGGCTTGGTACAGAAAGAGGTTCCAAGGTGGTGAAGGTTGCAGTAATTATGCTCTATGTGCTTCTGTTTGCCCTAGGTTTAAGCAAGAATCTTCCATTTACTTGCATT TTATTTTGTGGTCTTACTGTTCCTGTGGGCAAGCTGGTAGTTAGCTTTGTTGAAGAAAACCACAAG GATAAACAGAAAATTTTCATGGCCAAGTATTTCTGTGTGAGGTTACATGCCATATTTGGACTTGCGTTGGCTGCTGGTTTTGTTGTAGCTAGATTGATCTCTACAATTAATACATCAAGAATAATTTCACTTTAA